Below is a genomic region from Nitrospirota bacterium.
CTGCCACTCCCTGAGTTTTCTCAGCACCAGCCTGGAAAGCATCAACGACCCCTTCTGCATCCTGGACAGGGACTTCACCCTGGTCAGGGTCACCACGGCCTCGAGCGAAAGGCCCTGGTGGTCGAGGGGCCCGAGAAATGGCTCGAAGTCTTCACCTACCCTATCAAGGACCAGGGCGGCCAGGTCTCCCACGTTATCGAGCACCTCAGGGACATCACGGAGAGAAAGCTCGTCGAGCACGAGAAGGCGGCCCTCATCGAGGAGCTCGAGCACCTCTCCCGCACGGACGCCCTCACGGGGCTTCTGAACAGGCGGGCCCTCATCGAGCGCCTCTCGCAGGAGCTCTCCCGCGCCAGCCGTTTCGGGAGCATGCTCTCGGTCGTTCTCTGCGATGTGGACTCCTTCAAGGCCATAAACGACGCCTACGGGCATGACGCCGGGGACCGGGTG
It encodes:
- a CDS encoding diguanylate cyclase; translation: MVEGPEKWLEVFTYPIKDQGGQVSHVIEHLRDITERKLVEHEKAALIEELEHLSRTDALTGLLNRRALIERLSQELSRASRFGSMLSVVLCDVDSFKAINDAYGHDAGDRVLCTVADTLSGLLRQADVAGRYGGDEFMVILPETDLRGALNFAEKVRKAMERAHTRLDDGVAVEASLSIGVSACGPGARSVAGLIKPADDALYASKYAGKNTVTASDGSPS